One segment of Ancylothrix sp. D3o DNA contains the following:
- the adhE gene encoding bifunctional acetaldehyde-CoA/alcohol dehydrogenase, with protein sequence MSVTNIQELEELIAKVKAAQAKYATYSQEQVDQIFKKAALAANAVRIPLAKMAVAETGMGIIEDKVIKNHFASEIIYNKYKAEKTCGIIEEDKTFGYQKIAEPVGILAGIVPTTNPTSTAIFKALIALKTRNAIIFSPHPRAKGATIEAARIVLKAAVEAGAPEHIIGWIDDPTVPLSQALMQHPDVKLILATGGPAMVKAAYSSGHPSLGVGAGNTPAVIDSTAHIKMAVSSILLSKTFDNGMICASEQSVIVVDDKYEEVRQEFTERGAYFLNAEEREKLAKTIIVNGRLNAEIVGQPAQKIAQLAGIDVPESAKVLIGEVGEIGDREPFSFEKLSPILAMYRATNFEDAVAKAKSLVNFGGHGHTSVLYTAPANQQHIKYFENTIETARVLINTPASQGAIGDLYNFRLDPSLTLGCGTWGGNSVSENVGPQHLLNVKTVTERRENMLWFRVPPKVYFKAGSLPVALRELAGKKRAFIVTDKPLFDMGVTQEVENLLDEIGVKSQVFFDVEPDPSLTTVNKGLAEMNIFNPDVIIAIGGGSPMDAAKVMWLMYEHPDIEFEGLATRFMDIRKRVYELPALGTKALMISIPTTSGTGSEVTPFAVVTDDRTGIKYPLADYALTPNMAIVDPQLVMNMPKRLTAYGGIDALTHALEAYVSVYASEFTNGLALESIRLLFKYLPSAYKNGANDAKAREKVHYAATMAGMAFANAFLGVCHSLAHKLGSTFHVPHGLANALMISHVIRYNATDMPFKQAIFPQYKYPNAKWRYAQIADYLRLGGNSEDEKIEKLIEAIENLKQALDIPLTLKEALTEEDQAFYEQVEDMADQAFDDQCTGANPRYPLIRDLKELYILAYRGCRIDSKLYNDVANQHEVLKGEDSATPDAELVTAG encoded by the coding sequence ATGTCAGTTACGAACATCCAAGAACTTGAAGAACTGATTGCCAAAGTCAAAGCAGCCCAAGCAAAATATGCCACCTACTCACAAGAACAGGTGGATCAAATTTTCAAAAAAGCCGCACTTGCGGCTAACGCAGTTCGCATTCCTCTTGCTAAAATGGCCGTTGCAGAAACCGGCATGGGAATCATCGAAGACAAGGTGATTAAAAATCACTTTGCTTCCGAAATTATTTACAACAAATACAAAGCCGAAAAAACCTGCGGCATCATCGAAGAAGATAAAACCTTTGGCTATCAAAAAATAGCTGAGCCTGTGGGAATATTGGCAGGTATTGTTCCTACCACAAACCCAACTTCAACGGCAATCTTCAAAGCTTTGATTGCCCTCAAAACCCGCAACGCTATTATCTTTTCGCCCCACCCCCGCGCCAAAGGAGCAACTATTGAAGCTGCACGAATTGTTTTAAAAGCTGCCGTAGAAGCCGGTGCGCCTGAACATATTATCGGCTGGATAGATGACCCAACCGTGCCACTTTCGCAAGCTTTAATGCAGCATCCAGATGTTAAATTAATTCTGGCAACCGGCGGGCCGGCAATGGTAAAAGCTGCCTATTCTTCAGGACATCCCTCGTTAGGTGTGGGTGCAGGAAATACACCCGCTGTGATTGATTCTACTGCTCATATTAAAATGGCAGTCAGTTCAATTTTGCTCAGCAAAACCTTTGATAACGGCATGATTTGCGCTTCCGAGCAATCGGTAATTGTGGTAGATGATAAGTACGAAGAAGTAAGACAAGAATTCACTGAACGCGGCGCTTATTTTCTCAATGCTGAAGAACGGGAAAAACTTGCTAAAACCATCATTGTTAATGGTCGCCTGAATGCCGAAATTGTCGGTCAACCGGCACAAAAAATTGCTCAACTGGCCGGCATAGACGTCCCAGAAAGTGCCAAAGTTTTGATTGGTGAAGTCGGAGAAATTGGCGATAGAGAGCCGTTTTCTTTTGAAAAATTATCACCGATTTTGGCAATGTACCGCGCCACAAACTTTGAGGATGCAGTAGCCAAAGCGAAATCTTTGGTAAACTTTGGCGGACACGGACATACCTCCGTATTGTACACAGCACCGGCCAACCAACAACATATCAAATATTTTGAAAATACCATTGAAACGGCTCGCGTGTTAATTAACACCCCCGCTTCACAAGGTGCAATTGGCGATTTGTATAACTTCCGTCTTGATCCTTCTCTAACATTAGGATGCGGAACTTGGGGCGGTAACTCAGTTTCAGAAAACGTGGGCCCCCAACACTTATTAAACGTTAAAACTGTCACGGAACGCCGCGAAAATATGCTGTGGTTCCGCGTTCCGCCAAAAGTGTATTTCAAAGCCGGTTCTTTGCCCGTAGCATTGCGAGAATTAGCCGGCAAAAAACGCGCCTTTATTGTCACAGACAAACCGCTTTTTGATATGGGAGTAACCCAAGAAGTTGAAAACCTTTTAGACGAAATTGGCGTAAAATCGCAAGTCTTTTTTGACGTCGAACCAGATCCCTCGTTAACAACAGTTAACAAAGGTTTGGCAGAAATGAACATCTTTAACCCCGATGTTATTATCGCCATTGGTGGCGGTTCGCCAATGGATGCAGCAAAAGTAATGTGGTTAATGTATGAACATCCAGACATTGAATTTGAAGGCTTAGCAACGCGGTTTATGGATATCCGTAAACGAGTTTATGAATTGCCGGCATTAGGCACAAAAGCTTTAATGATTTCAATTCCTACAACTTCGGGAACCGGTTCAGAAGTCACACCGTTTGCAGTTGTCACCGATGATCGCACCGGCATTAAATATCCCCTCGCCGACTATGCCTTAACGCCTAATATGGCAATTGTTGACCCGCAATTGGTAATGAATATGCCAAAACGGTTAACAGCTTACGGCGGAATTGATGCCTTAACTCATGCTTTAGAAGCCTATGTCTCTGTGTATGCCTCAGAATTTACCAATGGCTTAGCATTAGAGTCAATTCGCTTGCTATTTAAATATTTGCCAAGTGCCTATAAAAACGGCGCAAATGATGCAAAAGCCCGCGAAAAAGTGCATTATGCCGCAACAATGGCAGGGATGGCATTTGCTAATGCTTTCTTGGGAGTTTGTCACTCGCTGGCGCACAAATTGGGTTCTACATTCCATGTGCCGCACGGTTTAGCAAATGCGCTGATGATTTCTCATGTCATCCGCTATAACGCAACCGATATGCCGTTTAAGCAAGCGATTTTCCCGCAGTACAAATATCCTAATGCCAAATGGCGTTATGCACAGATTGCTGATTATTTGCGCTTAGGTGGCAATTCCGAAGATGAGAAAATTGAGAAGCTGATTGAAGCAATCGAAAATCTCAAGCAAGCTTTGGATATTCCGCTAACTTTGAAAGAAGCTTTGACAGAAGAAGATCAAGCTTTCTACGAACAAGTTGAAGATATGGCGGATCAGGCGTTTGATGATCAATGCACCGGCGCCAACCCTCGTTATCCATTGATTCGGGATCTCAAAGAATTGTACATTTTGGCTTATCGTGGTTGTCGCATTGATTCCAAATTGTACAATGATGTAGCCAATCAGCATGAAGTGTTAAAAGGTGAAGATTCAGCCACCCCAGATGCAGAATTAGTAACTGCTGGCTAA
- the pflA gene encoding pyruvate formate-lyase-activating protein, producing MITGKIHSIETCGTVDGPGIRFVIFTQGCPLRCLYCHNPDCRTIQDGTTKTVDELIEEIQKYRSYMRFSGGGVTVTGGEPLMQPEFVREIFKRCQELGIHTALDTSGYADLESAKPVVEYANLVLLDIKSYDPQTYFNVTHVSLEPTLNFAKYLHEINKPTWIRFVLVPNLTDDSKNVEGLADFVADLKNVEKVEVLPFHKMGEYKWQQMGFEYQLKNTQPPSPELVQKTVDIFKHHGLKVQ from the coding sequence ATGATCACCGGCAAAATTCACTCAATAGAAACCTGCGGAACAGTAGACGGCCCTGGCATCAGATTTGTAATATTTACTCAAGGCTGTCCATTACGCTGTCTTTACTGCCATAATCCTGATTGCAGAACTATTCAAGACGGCACAACCAAAACCGTTGATGAACTAATCGAAGAAATCCAAAAATATCGCTCGTATATGCGATTTTCTGGCGGCGGAGTCACCGTCACCGGCGGCGAACCCTTGATGCAGCCAGAATTTGTCAGAGAAATTTTTAAACGCTGCCAAGAATTAGGAATTCATACTGCCCTTGATACCTCTGGTTATGCCGATTTAGAAAGTGCAAAGCCGGTGGTTGAGTATGCCAATTTAGTGCTACTCGATATCAAATCTTATGATCCCCAAACTTACTTTAACGTCACTCATGTTTCCTTGGAACCGACTTTAAATTTTGCCAAGTATTTGCACGAAATAAACAAACCTACTTGGATTCGTTTTGTCTTGGTTCCTAACCTCACCGACGACTCAAAAAATGTCGAAGGATTGGCAGACTTTGTGGCCGATTTAAAGAATGTTGAAAAAGTAGAAGTTTTGCCTTTTCATAAAATGGGCGAATATAAATGGCAGCAAATGGGTTTTGAGTATCAACTGAAAAATACCCAGCCGCCTAGCCCAGAATTAGTCCAAAAAACCGTAGATATTTTTAAACATCACGGCCTTAAAGTTCAGTAA
- the hypE gene encoding hydrogenase expression/formation protein HypE, whose translation MTVTHNNQEFSLNCPLPIQQYPQILLAHGGGGKLMRQLIEKMFLPAFNSGNSPHDSATLNLPTGKIAFTTDSYVINPLFFPGGDIGSLAIHGTVNDLAMSGARPLYLSAGFILEEGLPIETLWRIINSMKQAAEKAKVKIVTGDTKVVDKGKGDGIFINTAGVGIIEHNQIIAPQSVKPGDILIVNGDIGRHGIAIMAVREGLEFETTIESDSAPVADLVLNLLEAGVEIHCLRDLTRGGLASALNEIASDAKVNISIKENAIPVREDVRGACEILGFDPLYVANEGRFVAFVPPEKAEQTLNLMQAHPLGTNAQIIGTVTGTGNGTVTMQSIIGAGRIVDMLAGEQLPRIC comes from the coding sequence ATGACAGTAACACATAATAACCAAGAATTTAGCCTCAATTGCCCGCTGCCTATTCAACAATATCCCCAAATTTTGCTGGCACATGGTGGGGGGGGTAAATTAATGAGGCAGTTAATTGAAAAAATGTTTTTGCCGGCCTTTAATTCTGGCAATTCTCCCCACGATAGCGCCACCTTAAACCTACCCACCGGCAAAATCGCCTTTACCACAGATTCCTATGTGATTAATCCCTTATTTTTTCCTGGTGGAGACATTGGTTCCTTGGCAATACATGGCACCGTGAATGATTTAGCAATGAGTGGCGCACGTCCGCTTTATTTAAGTGCCGGTTTTATCTTAGAAGAAGGCTTGCCGATAGAAACATTATGGCGGATCATAAATTCGATGAAACAAGCAGCCGAAAAAGCCAAAGTAAAAATCGTTACCGGCGACACAAAAGTAGTAGATAAAGGCAAAGGAGATGGCATTTTTATTAACACTGCCGGCGTCGGAATTATTGAACACAACCAAATAATTGCTCCCCAAAGCGTCAAACCCGGAGATATCTTAATAGTAAATGGTGATATTGGCCGGCATGGCATCGCTATTATGGCAGTGCGAGAAGGATTAGAATTTGAAACCACCATTGAAAGTGATTCCGCGCCGGTGGCTGATTTGGTATTAAACTTATTAGAGGCCGGTGTAGAAATACATTGTTTGCGAGATTTAACACGCGGCGGTTTAGCAAGTGCCCTCAACGAAATTGCCAGCGATGCAAAAGTAAATATTTCTATCAAAGAAAACGCCATTCCTGTTAGAGAAGACGTGCGCGGTGCCTGTGAAATTTTAGGCTTTGATCCGCTTTATGTTGCTAATGAAGGCCGGTTTGTTGCCTTTGTGCCGCCGGAAAAAGCAGAACAAACATTAAATTTAATGCAAGCACATCCTCTGGGAACAAACGCACAAATTATTGGCACAGTCACAGGCACAGGCAACGGCACCGTCACCATGCAAAGTATTATTGGGGCCGGTCGCATTGTAGATATGTTGGCCGGTGAACAACTCCCCCGCATTTGCTGA
- the hypD gene encoding hydrogenase formation protein HypD — translation MKFIDEYRDADTAQDYARAIADLTTRPWTIMEICGGQTHSIVKYGIDELLPNKITLIHGPGCPVCVTPISLIDQAIEVAANSEVIFCSFGDMLRVPGTEKDLLSVKANGGDVRIVYSPTDCLKIAKENSDKEVVFFGVGFETTAPATAMAVYQAHQQNLKNFSMLVSHVLVPPAMKALLSSPQSRVQGFLAAGHVCTVMGYTEYEPIAAKYHIPIVVTGFEPVDILQGIYLCIKQLEENRAEVENQYARSVRRQGNQTAQNLIQEVFKIVPRQWRGIGEIDESGLGLREKYAQFDATSRFNLFHIQSQESSECISGAIMQGVKKPHECPAFGTKCTPEHPLGAPMVSSEGACAAYYRYRQQTVLMV, via the coding sequence ATGAAATTTATTGATGAGTACCGCGACGCAGACACTGCTCAAGATTATGCCCGTGCGATTGCAGACTTAACAACCCGCCCTTGGACAATAATGGAAATCTGCGGCGGACAAACACATTCTATCGTCAAATATGGCATTGATGAGCTCTTACCAAATAAAATTACGTTAATACATGGCCCTGGTTGTCCTGTTTGCGTGACACCGATTTCTTTAATTGATCAAGCAATAGAAGTGGCCGCTAATTCGGAAGTGATTTTTTGTTCGTTTGGCGATATGTTGCGTGTCCCCGGCACCGAAAAAGATTTACTGAGTGTTAAAGCAAATGGCGGTGATGTTCGGATTGTTTATTCGCCCACAGATTGTCTAAAAATTGCTAAAGAAAACTCCGATAAAGAAGTGGTATTTTTTGGCGTTGGTTTTGAAACAACCGCACCGGCAACGGCAATGGCTGTTTATCAAGCACACCAACAAAACCTTAAAAATTTCTCAATGTTAGTGTCTCATGTGTTGGTACCACCGGCCATGAAAGCCCTTTTATCATCTCCTCAAAGTCGCGTTCAAGGATTTTTAGCAGCCGGTCATGTTTGCACTGTTATGGGTTACACAGAATATGAACCCATCGCTGCAAAATATCACATTCCTATAGTTGTAACTGGTTTTGAGCCGGTGGATATTTTGCAAGGAATATATTTGTGTATAAAACAATTAGAAGAAAACCGCGCCGAAGTTGAAAATCAGTATGCCCGATCTGTCCGCCGGCAGGGAAATCAAACCGCACAAAACCTGATTCAAGAAGTCTTTAAAATTGTCCCGCGTCAGTGGCGAGGCATAGGAGAAATAGACGAAAGCGGCTTAGGTTTACGCGAAAAATATGCTCAATTTGATGCCACAAGCCGGTTTAACCTATTTCATATTCAGAGTCAAGAGTCCTCAGAATGTATCAGCGGAGCCATTATGCAGGGTGTAAAAAAACCCCATGAATGCCCTGCTTTTGGCACAAAATGCACCCCAGAACATCCCCTCGGTGCGCCTATGGTTTCTTCGGAAGGTGCTTGTGCAGCTTATTACCGCTATCGACAACAAACAGTTTTAATGGTATGA
- the pflB gene encoding formate C-acetyltransferase → MLEQYKDFVSGKWMKEIDVRDFIQKNYTPYTGDELFLAEPTERTKLLWDKVSFLMKLEREKGVLDTDTKVPSTITSHAAGYIAEELEQIVGLQTDKPLKRGIMPYGGIRVVKAGLEAYGYQLDPQTEEIFTKYRKTHNDGVFDGYTREMKKARHSGIITGLPDAYGRGRIIGDYRRVALYGVDRLLEDKKQQLESLELDCMDEYTIQCREEISDQIKALKELKQMAASYGFDISKPATTAKEAVQWTYFAYLAAVKEQNGAAMSLGRVSTFLDIYIERDIKNGTLTESEAQELIDHFVMKLRMVRFLRTPDYNQLFSGDPTWVTECVGGMSLDGRTLVSKTNFRILHTLYNLGPAPEPNLTVLWSENLPENFKHYCAKVSTDTSSIQYENDDLMRRYYGDDYGIACCVSAMKIGKQMQFFGARANLAKALLYAINGGKDEKAGDQVGPAFEPVTSEYLDYEEVKAKFDRLTEWLARLYVNTLNVIHYMHDKYCYERLEAALHDRDILRTMACGIAGLSVVADAFSAMKYAKVKVIRNESGLAVDYEVEGDFPKYGNNDDRVDTIAADIVKDFMTQLRKQKTYRNAIPTQSVLTITSNVVYGKKTGSTPDGRKAGVPFAPGANPMHGRDTKGAIAALESVAKIPYDHAQDGISYTFSIVPNALGKTAKDKYNNLAGMIDGYFHNGGHHVNINVFNRETLVEAMDHPEKYPQLTIRVSGYAVNFIKLTREQQLDVISRTFHEKF, encoded by the coding sequence ATGTTGGAGCAATATAAAGATTTTGTTTCCGGTAAATGGATGAAAGAAATTGATGTTCGTGACTTCATCCAAAAAAATTACACCCCCTACACAGGCGATGAATTATTTTTAGCAGAGCCCACCGAGCGCACTAAATTATTGTGGGATAAAGTAAGCTTTTTGATGAAACTTGAGCGGGAAAAAGGCGTATTAGATACAGATACAAAAGTACCCTCAACAATTACCTCCCACGCAGCCGGTTACATTGCCGAAGAATTAGAACAAATTGTGGGTTTACAAACCGACAAACCGCTCAAACGAGGCATCATGCCTTATGGCGGAATTCGTGTGGTGAAAGCAGGTTTGGAAGCTTACGGATATCAACTTGATCCGCAAACCGAAGAAATCTTTACCAAATACCGCAAAACGCACAATGACGGCGTATTTGATGGCTACACCCGCGAGATGAAAAAAGCACGGCACTCAGGCATTATCACCGGCCTGCCAGATGCCTATGGACGGGGTAGAATTATTGGCGATTATCGCCGCGTCGCATTGTATGGCGTTGATCGTTTACTTGAAGACAAAAAACAACAACTTGAATCACTGGAACTCGACTGCATGGACGAGTACACGATTCAATGTCGAGAAGAAATTTCCGACCAAATAAAAGCGCTGAAAGAACTTAAACAAATGGCGGCGAGTTACGGTTTTGATATTAGCAAACCGGCCACCACTGCCAAAGAAGCTGTCCAGTGGACATATTTTGCTTATTTAGCAGCAGTAAAAGAGCAAAACGGCGCTGCAATGTCATTAGGTCGCGTCTCAACATTCCTCGATATTTATATCGAACGCGACATTAAAAATGGCACCCTCACAGAAAGTGAAGCGCAAGAACTAATCGACCATTTTGTAATGAAATTACGCATGGTACGATTCTTGCGGACACCCGACTATAACCAACTGTTCTCTGGCGATCCCACATGGGTAACAGAATGTGTGGGAGGCATGAGTTTAGATGGTCGGACGTTGGTGAGTAAAACCAATTTCCGCATTTTACACACCCTTTATAACTTAGGGCCGGCACCTGAACCAAACTTAACAGTTTTGTGGTCAGAAAACTTGCCCGAAAACTTCAAGCATTATTGCGCTAAAGTTTCGACGGATACCAGTTCAATTCAGTACGAAAACGACGACTTAATGCGGCGTTATTATGGCGATGATTATGGCATTGCCTGCTGTGTTTCCGCGATGAAAATTGGCAAACAAATGCAGTTTTTTGGAGCACGAGCAAATTTAGCCAAAGCCTTACTTTATGCCATCAATGGCGGCAAAGATGAAAAAGCCGGGGATCAAGTCGGGCCTGCCTTTGAGCCGGTGACTTCCGAATATTTAGATTATGAAGAAGTCAAGGCAAAATTTGACCGCTTGACCGAGTGGTTAGCAAGACTGTATGTGAATACGTTAAACGTCATTCACTATATGCACGATAAATACTGCTATGAACGCCTAGAAGCTGCCTTGCATGACCGCGATATTTTGCGGACAATGGCTTGTGGCATAGCGGGTTTATCAGTGGTAGCCGATGCTTTTTCAGCCATGAAGTATGCGAAAGTCAAAGTCATCCGTAATGAAAGCGGTTTAGCCGTCGATTACGAAGTTGAAGGCGATTTTCCCAAATACGGAAATAACGATGATCGCGTAGATACTATTGCAGCGGATATTGTCAAAGATTTTATGACACAACTCCGCAAGCAAAAAACCTATCGCAACGCCATTCCAACCCAATCAGTTTTGACAATTACTTCAAACGTTGTGTATGGCAAAAAAACCGGCAGTACCCCCGATGGACGCAAAGCCGGTGTACCGTTTGCCCCTGGTGCCAACCCCATGCACGGACGCGATACCAAAGGAGCAATTGCAGCCTTAGAATCAGTCGCCAAAATTCCTTACGATCACGCACAAGATGGAATTTCTTACACCTTCTCCATAGTGCCGAATGCGTTAGGAAAAACCGCCAAGGATAAATACAATAACCTGGCCGGTATGATCGATGGCTATTTCCATAATGGCGGCCACCACGTTAACATTAACGTTTTCAATCGTGAGACGTTAGTTGAGGCAATGGATCACCCAGAAAAATACCCCCAATTAACCATTCGGGTATCGGGATATGCGGTTAACTTCATCAAATTAACGCGAGAACAACAACTCGACGTTATTAGCCGAACCTTCCACGAAAAATTCTAA
- a CDS encoding 2-oxoisovalerate dehydrogenase, which translates to MREITFLIEESPEGGFNARAVGVSIFTEAENRAELHDQIRDAVMCHFEEGKAPQTIRLQLLR; encoded by the coding sequence ATGAGAGAAATCACTTTTCTCATAGAAGAATCTCCAGAGGGAGGGTTCAATGCTCGCGCCGTTGGAGTTTCTATTTTTACTGAAGCTGAAAATAGAGCAGAATTGCATGATCAAATTCGGGATGCTGTAATGTGCCATTTTGAAGAAGGAAAAGCACCCCAAACTATCCGACTTCAATTATTGCGGTAA